The DNA window TATCGAACACGATATGGGTGTGGTGATGGATCTGAGCGACCGTGTTGTTGTGATGGATTACGGAAAAAAGATCGGCGATGGCACGCCTGATGCGGTACGCAACAACCAGGATGTGATCGACGCCTATCTGGGGGTCAGCCATGACTGAGAGAAGCGCTGTTCCTCCCGGGTTTTCCGGTCTGTGCCGCACCCGGGCTTCCGGGTTGATGTGTCGCGTCGCGGCTGCAGCGGGGCGGCCGGCCTGCTTTGCGATCGGTCGAGTGGTGTGAGAATGACGATGCCCGCGCGGACAAAACAGCGGCTCGCGATGCTCTTCTGCACCGGCGTCTGTGCGGCGGGAATTGTCGCGCTGATCATGTCGCGTCCGGGCGATGCCGCATGGCCGGATGTGGAGACGCTGCTGGCCGAGCACTGTGTTCCGTTTGCGCTTGAAGACGCCGCTGTGAACGCCGCGGCGCTCGACGTGAAGATCACCTCATCAGATGACGTCTGGTTCTACGACCGGCGGACCGGTCTCAGCCTTGTTGTGGATGAGCAGAGCTGTCTTGTCTCGGACGTGCGTGCGCTGCTGAATGCGGATGCGCAGCACCTGGCGGTTGAACGCGCCATTGAATTCGGTCTCGGTGTGATGCCGGGCTCGGATGTTGAGGACCTGGCTGCCGCATCAGGCTGGGATGTGAAAATCCTCGTCGGAACGGCGGCAGCGCCGCGCGCGCACCCGTCGCTGCTGATTTATCAGGTTGATGCGCAGGCCGCCGATGACGCTGGTCGCGCCACCATATTCCGGTTCGACCGGGCCGAAGAGGGAGGTTTTGATGCCTGAACAACTCGCCTTTACGATCGAGGTTTTTCTCAATGGGCTGATGGCCGGTGTGCTCTATGCTCTGGTCGCTCTGGGCTTTGTGCTGATCTACAAGGCCTCCGGTATTTTCAACTATGCTCAGGGGGTTATGGCGCTTTTTGCCGCTCTGACGCTGGTTGGCGTGATGGAGGGGCAGGTGCCTTTTGCGCATCTGATCAATGCGATTTTCGGAACGGATATTCACCATTTCGGATGGCACGTGCCCGCCTTTGCCGCGATTTTCGTGACGATGTGCATCATGGTTCTGTTCAGCTGGCTCGTGCAGCGGTTTATCTTTCGCTACCTCGTGGGACAGGAGCCGATTATCCTTTTCATGGCGACGATCGGGCTTGCTTATTTCCTCGAAGGTGTCGGCGATCTGATGTGGGGGTCGGATATCAAAACGCTGGATGTCGGGCTGCCGCAGGGAATTAATACCTGGCTGGATGAGACGACATTCAATGCGTTCGGCTATGGATTTTTCATCGACAACCTCGACATCGTGGCGAGCCTTGTGGCCGCTCTGCTGGTCGCCGGGCTGGTGATTTTCGCGCAGTACACCAAACAGGGGCGCGCCATGCGTGCCGTGGCCGATGACCATCAGGCGGCGCTGTCCGTGGGCGTGTCGCTGAACTTCATCTGGATCCTTGTGTGGTCGCTTGCCGGGTTTGTGGCCCTGGTCGCGGGCATCATGTGGGGCGCGAAATCAGGTGTGCAGTTCTCGCTGTCGCTGATTGCGCTCAAGGCACTGCCGGTTCTGATGCTGGGCGGATTCACGTCTATTCCCGGCGCGATTGTCGGCGGGCTGATTATTGGTGTAGGTGAGAAGCTTTTCGAGTTTCTGATCGGGGCGCCCTATCTCGGGGGGGCCACCGAGAACTGGTTTGCCTATATGCTGGCGCTCATTTTCCTGGTGTTCCGGCCCCAGGGGCTCTTCGGGGAGAAGATCATTGAACGCGTATAGCCCGGTTTACTCCTCGCTGTCGCGCAGCAGTGTCACACTCAGCGCGGCCAGAATGGTGACACCCAGCGTCAGCGCCATGTTCAGGTCGGGCAGCAGCACGAGGGTGAGCGCGATGCAAAGGGTCATCACGCCAAGACCTACGACAATGCTGAGCGCTAGCGCGGAGGAACCGCCGCTGCGACGCGGAGTAACCGCAGGTCGCCCGGGCTCGGCAAATTCGGTTTCGGCCGTTTCGACACTATCGAGGAGGGCGGCACGTTTTCTGAGGTATTCGGCATGCTCAAGCTCGCCTCGCGACAGCCTTGCCTCGAGGTCCCTGATCTCTTTGAGAATTGCCGTCATGCGTCCCACTCCTTTCCCACAGGGCGAAACTGCCCTGCGAAATGGGGCAAATTTGGGAATTCCGGAGAAATCAGCCGGAATGGTTAACCGCGAGACCCGCCGGGCAGGCGCGATGCGACCGGTAACCGGCCGCAGGGACCATCATCCGACAGGACCGGGAGCGCACCTGCGCGCCCGCAAAGAACAGGAGTAAGACGGCATGCTCTACCGTGAAGCCGGCGATTTCAGCACCACCTACCCGCAGGACAGTCAGACCTTTCCGATCAGGTTCGACCGCTACCGGTATTACGTGGTCCTGTTCATCGCCATTGTCGTCGTGCCCTTCATGATTAACGACTACTGGGTGAACTCGCTCTTTATGCCCTTTCTGATCTACGCAATTGCGGCGATCGGGCTGAATATTCTGACCGGGTACTGCGGTCAGGTCAGCCTTGGCACCGGCGGTTTCATGGCTGTGGGGGCCTATGCCTGCTACAAGCTGATGACCGGATTTCCGGAGGTCAGCATGTTCATTCATGTGCTTCTGTCAGGGCTGATCACCGCGGCGGTGGGGGTTCTCTTCGGGCTGCCGTCGTTGCGGATCAAAGGGTTTTACCTCGCCGTTGCCACGCTCGCCGCGCAGTTCTTTCTGGTCTGGATGTTCAACCGGGTCTCATGGTTTTATAACTACTCAGCTTCGGGCCAGATCAACGCCCCCGAGCGCGACACCTTTGGCATCCTGATCACCGGGCCCTCGACCGAAGCCTGGGCCACTTATATGTTCTGCCTGATCTTCACGATCTTTTCGGCCGTAGTAGCGCGCAATCTGACGCGCGGGTCACTGGGCCGGCAGTGGATGGCGATCCGGGATATGGATATCGCTGCAGAGATCATCGGGGTGAACCCGCTCAAAGCCAAGCTCACCGCCTTTGCTGTCAGCTCGTTCTTTGTGGGCATCTCGGGCGCGCTCTTTTTTGCGGTCTATCTGGGGGCGGTCGAAGTTGGTGAGGTCTTTGGCATCACCAAATCATTCATCGTGCTCTTTATGATCATCATTGGCGGGCTGGGATCGATCTTCGGCTCTTTTGCAGGGGCTGCCTTTATCGTTATGCTGCCTGTGGTGCTCAAGATTGTCGGCGTTGACTGGCTGGGCTGGCCCACGGATATCGTGGCGCACCTCAACCTGGTCATTGTGGGCCTGCTGATCGTGATTTTTCTGATCGCAGAGCCGCACGGACTGGCGCAGCTCTGGCGGGTCGCCAAGGAGAAATTAAGACTGTGGCCCTTCCCGCATTAGGGCGGACCACTGAGACAAAGGGCGGGCAAACCGTCCGGAACAGGCCGGGCAACCGGCGCTATCGGATATAATCCAAGGGAGGAACAACCGATGAAGATGAAACTGGCAACCTGGGCCACGGCGGCCCTGATGGCGGCAAGCCCCGTGATGGCGGATCTTGTGATGCCATCGCTGAGCTACCGCACCGGGCCTTATGCAGTTGGTGGGATCCCGCTGGCGGATGGCTATGCGGATTACTTTACGCTGCTCAACGAGCGTGACGGCGGTATCGGCGGCGTGCCGGTCCGGGTTCTGGAATGCGAAACAGCCTATAACACGGAAAAAGGTGTGGAATGCTATGAAAGCACCAAAGCCGAAGGTTCGCTGGTCTATCAGCCGTTTTCCACTGGCATCACCTATCAGCTGATCCCCAAAGTGACGGCAGACGGCATTGCGCTGCACACGATGGGCTATGGCCGGACATCTGCGGCCAACGGCAAGGTTTTCTCCAACGTCTTCAACTACCCGACGAATTATTGGGATGCGGCTTCTGTCGCGGTGAACTACCTGCTGGATGAGAACGGTGGTGATCTGAGCGGTCACAAGATCGCGCTGGTTTATCACAACTCCGCCTATGGCAAGGAGCCCATCCGCACGCTTGAGGGTCTCGCGGAAAAGCACGGTTTTGAGCTGAGCCTCATTCCCGTCGATCACCCGGGCCAGGAGCAGAAATCACAGTGGCTGCAGATCCGCCGCGATAAGCCCGACACGGTTCTGATGTGGGGCTGGGGCGTGATGAACCAGGTCGCCGTTCAGGAAGCCGCCAACATACGCTTTCCGATGGAAAACTTCATCGGTGCATGGTGGTCCGGTGCCGAAGCTGACGTGATCCCCGCAGGCGCTGCGGCCAACGGCTATAAGGCGTTGACGATGAACGGCGTGGGCCGCGATTACCCGATCTATGACGATATTCAGAAATATGTCGTTGATGCGGGCAAAGCGGCAGGCGCCGGTGATCAGATCGGCACGGTGCTGTATAACCGTACAATCTATGCGGCGTTCCTTGCGCATATGGCGATCCTGAAGGCTCAGGAGATCCACGGTGTGGCCGATATCACTCAGGCGATGATGATCGACGGTATGGAAAATCTGGAAATCACCGATGAGATGATGGCCGAATACGGTATGCCGAACTTTGGTCCGGCCTTCTCGGTGTCCTGTGAAAACCACGGCGGCCCGGGTGTCGGTGCTGTGACACAGTGGGATGCCGCCGCAGGTGAGTGGAAGCAGATTACTGATTTCGCACCGTCTGACAAAGAGATCATCAATCCGCTGATCGAAGAAGACAGCATGGCTTTTGCGTCTGAAAACAACATCGATCTGCGCTGCAACTAAGCGCATCTGCCCCGGCCGGATCCGTCCGGCCGGGGTCATTTTATGAGATTTACACGTCAGGGTGCCGGTCATGTCGGAAGCTGCAGCAGTTGAGACCCGAAGCGCGGAGAATGTGCTTGAGGTCAACAACATCGAAGTGATCTACAACCACGTGATCCTCGTGCTCAAAGGGGTCAGCCTCAATGTGCCAAAAGGTGGGATCACGGCACTTCTGGGCGGCAATGGCGCTGGCAAGACTACGACGCTCAAGGCGATCTCGGGCCTGCTGGCCTCCGAGCGCGGCGAGGTCACAAAGGGCTCGATCCGCTATCACGGCGATCCGATCCAGCATGCAGACCCTGCCGAGACCGTGAAACGCGGCGTGGTGCAGGTTATGGAAGGCCGGCACTGCTTTGAGCACCTGACGGTCGAGGAAAACCTTCTGACCGGCGCCTATACCCGGCGCGACGGAAATGCGGCGATCCAGGCTGACCTGGAAATGGTCTATGGCTATTTCCCGCGCCTCAAAGAGCGGCGCAAATCACAGGCGGGCTATACTTCCGGCGGTGAGCAGCAGATGACAGCCATCGGTCGCGCGCTGATGAGCCGACCTGAGACGATCCTGCTGGATGAACCCTCGATGGGGCTCGCCCCGCAGCTGGTGGAACAGATCTTCGAAATCGTGAAATCAGTGAACGAGAACGAGGGCGTGACCTTTCTGCTGGCCGAGCAGAACACGAATGTGGCGCTGCGCTTTGCGCATTATGGCTATATCCTGGAATCCGGGCGCGTGGTCATGGACGGGCCGGCGGCAGATCTGCGCGAGAACCAGGACGTGAAAGAGTTTTACCTCGGCATGTCGGATGAGGGCCGAAAATCCTTTCGTGATGTGCGCAGCTATCGCCGCCGCAAACGCTGGCTGTCCTGATCCGCTGGTGCCGGCCAGGGGCCGGTGTGCGGCAGCCTTCCCATGCAGACCCTCTGAACAGGTAGCGAACAGAAATGGCATCTTTCTTCGACGATCTTGAGACCCGCAGCAATGACGCGCGCACCGCAGACCAGCTGGCAGCTCTGCAGGCACAGGTGGCGCAGGTCGCGGCGGCGCAGGGAAGCTGTCTGCCGGACCCCGGCGGGATCACAGATCTGAGCGATCTGACAAAGCTGCCGGTGGTGCGCAAATCCGATCTGGCCACCTGGCAAAAAGAGCGCCCGCCCTTTGGCGGTATTCCGGTCAGCAATGTCGCTCATGTTTTTCAGTCGCCCGGTCCGATCTATGAGCCGGGCGGGGTGAGTCACGACTGGTGGCGTATGGGCCGCTTTCTGCACGCGGTGGGCATCGGCGAGGATGACACGGTGCAGAACTGCTTTGGCTATCATCTGACGCCTGCTGGGATGATCTTCGAGAGCGGTGCGCGCGCGGTGGGGGCACGGGTTATTCCCGCCGGCACCGGCCAGACCGAACTGCAGGTGCAGGCCGCATCAGATATCGGCACCACCGCCTATGCCGGGACGCCCGATTACCTCAAGGTTATTCTGGATCAGGCTGAGGCGTCTGGTGTTGCGCTGAAAATTACAAAAGCGGCCGTGGGCGGCGGCGCGCTCTTTCCCTCGCTGCGCCAGGAGTATGCCGACCGGGGCATTCTCTGCCTGCAGTGCTATGCGACTGCCGATCTGGGCAATATCGCCTATGAGAGCCACGCGATGGAGGGGATGATCGTCGATGAAAGTGTGATCGTCGAGATCGTCACACCGGGCACCGGTGACCCCGTGGCCCCGGGCGAGGTCGGCGAGGTTGTGGTCACCACGCTTAACCCCGATTATCCGCTGATCCGGTTTGCCACCGGTGATCTGAGTGCCGTGATGCCGGGTCAGAGCCCCTGCGGACGCACCAATATTCGCATCAAAGGCTGGATGGGCCGCGCCGATCAGACGACCAAGATCAAAGGCATGTTTGTGCGCCCTGAACAGGTCGCAGCCCTTGTGGCGCGACATCCCGAGATCGACCGCGCGCGGGTCATTGCCGGGCGCACAGGCGAACAGGACACCATGACCGTGCAGATCGAAGCCACGGACGGAGCTGCGGAGGCTTTCGCGGAAAGTGTTGCTGCGGTGCTGAAGCTGAAAGGTAAGGTCGAGGTTGTGACACCCGGCACTCTGCCGCGTGACGGGCTGGTGATCGAAGACCAGCGCACCTACGACTGAATGGCCGGGTCGGGCAATCTCATCTTTGATCCTCAGGAGGTTAGCGCGGCGAAGAAGATTGCGGTGCTGTTTCCGGGGGCGCTGGCTGAGGTCTCGATTTTTGATGCCGCGGACAAATGGTGCGACGAGGGGTATGCGCTCGTGCGCTACCGCTTTCCCGGGCTTGACGGGCGCCCGCTGCATCCGCCGCTGAAAATTGCAGAGGCCGCCGGGGAGGTCGCCACCTTTCTGCGCCAGTTTTCGGGGAAAACCACGCGGCTTCTGGGCTATTCCACCGGGGGCGCGATTGCGCTGACAACGGCGGCGCTGGTGGGGGGCGATCTGCGCGTGGCGCTCATGTCCTGTGCTGTAGAGGCAGGCGGTGGCATCCAGACGGGACTGCGCGGCGCGCTCGATATCGCGGGGGCGGCAACGCGCGCGGGGTCGCTGAGCCGCCGCGCGATCTGGCTGGAATACTACAAAACGCTGCTCTTCGGACGACACGGGCGCACCAGTCCGCAGGCGGTCGCACTGATCAAAGAGCGCCTCGACCGTATCGTGATGCCCGAGGGCGATCTGCCGCGCGCCCATACCGATGATCTGCGGCGCTGGCGTCTGCCCGATGCCCGCCGTCTGCCACCCGCCGCGCAGATGAGGCTTTTTGTCGGACTGGAAGATCCGGTGTTTTCGCTTGATCAGAGTCGTGCGATGGCGGCACGGCTCGGTGGTGCCGCAGTCACCGGGTATGCCGGACAGGGCCATCTTCTGTTTCTCACAGAGCCCGCGGTTTTCGACGATATCCTGGCTTTTTTCGAGGACCGGGAACCGCCCGCAGGCACAAAGGGCCTCAGTTCCGGCTGATCGCCTGCCCGGGCGCGGTGCAGGCCTTTGGGGTGGCAATTCTGACAAAAACAGTCAAAAACGGCGTATGGCTGATTCAGCACATCCCGCAGGACAAAGACCCCGCGCGCACGGCAAAAGCGCGCGCGATGGTCTGCGCGTTTTTCCATGGCTTGCAACGGGCATTGCCGTGGTCTGTGCGTTACCGATGCTGGCGGTCGCTGTTGCGGCTCTGGGCGGTGGTACAGAGACGATAGCGCACCTGGCGGGCACCGTACTGGGGCGCTACACCGTAACGACGCTGCTGCTTGTCGTGCTGGTTTCTGCGGGCACATTCGCTGTCGGTGTGGGGGCGGCCTGGCTTGTGACCATGACCCGTTTCCCCGGCGTGCGGTTTTTCGAGATCGCCCTTGTGGTGCCGCTGGCCTTCCCCGCCTACGTGCTCGCCTATGCTTATACCCATGTGCTTGATCATCCCGGTATAGTGCAGAGCCTGCTGCGGGATGTGACCGGATGGGGCGCTCGTGATTACTGGTTCCCGGAGATCCGCAGTACGGGCGGAGCGGCGGCTATGCTGGTACTGGTACTTTATCCCTACGTCTATCTGCTGGCGCGGGCGGCGTTCCTGCAGCAAAGCGCCACGACATTTCTGGCGGCCAGGGCGCTGGGATCAAGCGCGCGCTCGGCGTTTTTCCGCATCAGCCTGCCGCTGGCGCGTCCGGCCATCGCCGGGGGCGTTCTGCTGGCTGTGATGGAGACGATCGCGGATTTCGGCACGGTGGCGTATTTCGGAGTACAGACCTTTGCCACCGGGATCTACACCAGCTGGTTTTCACTGGCTGACCGGGCGGGTGCCGCGCAACTGGCGCTTTGTCTGCTGAGCTTTGCTCTGCTGCTGGCCATGCTCGAACGGATCCAGCGGGGCCGTGCGCAGTATCACGACCCGTCACGACGCCAGCAACCGATGGAGCCGATGCCGCTGCGGGGGCGTCAGGCGGCGACAGCCTTTGTGCTCTGCGCGATCCCTGTGCTGCTGGGGGCTTTGCTGCCGGTCATCGTGCTGGTCAGTATGGGGCTCAGCTCCGAACAGAACCTGCTTAGCCCGCGCTATCTCGGGTTTATCCGGAATTCGCTGGTGCTGGCCTCAGTGGCGGCGGTACTGACCGTGCTGGCCGCCATCTCGGTCGGATTTTTCCAGCGGCTGCGCCCGGGGCGCGCCTCCAACACCGCGGCCTACGTCGCGCGGCTGGGATATGCTGTGCCGGGGGGCGTGATTGCCGTCGGGTTGCTGGTGCCTTTCGCCGCTTTCGACAATGCGCTCGACGGGTTCATGCGCGCGCAGTTTGATATCCCCACAGGGTTGCTGATCACCGGCTCGATCTGGTTGCTGGTGGCCGCTTACCTTGTGCGCTTTCTGGCGGCGGCACTCGGAGCTTATGAGGGCGGGCAGGCGATGGTGCCGGCCAATATGGATGCTGCTGCCCGCTCTCTCGGGCAGACGCCTGCGGGCACGCTGCGCCGGGTGCATCTGCCGATCCTGGCTCCCAGCCTGCTCACGGCGCTGCTCATCGTCTTTGTCGATGTGATGAAGGAGCTGCCAGCGACGCTGATCATGCGCCCGTTCAACTATGACACGCTGGCGGTGCAGGCCTATCGCCTCGCCAGCGACGAACGCCTCGAGGGGGCAGCTGTGCCGAGCCTCGTGATTGTGGCGATCGGCCTTTTACCGGTGATCCTGATCTGCCGGCAGGTCGGCCGGCAGCGCAGGGGATAAACCCGCGCTGCCGGGTTTTCTCACGTCAGATAGTCTTCGAAATGCGCGAGCGTGCGATCCCAGGCAAGGGTCGCCGCGGCCTCGTCATAGCGCGGTGTTGTGTCGTTATGAAACCCGTGCTGAACATCGGGATAGAAGTGCACGGTGAATTCCTTCTGACTGGTGGCGAGCGCTTCTGAATAAGCGGGCCAGCCTGCGTTGATCCGCTCATCGAGACCCGCGTACTGGATCATCAGCGGCGCTTCGATACCTGCCACATCCTCTGCAGCGGGCTGGCGGCCATAGAATGGCACCGACGCCGCAAGATCCGGATAGGCCACGGCCAAAGCGTTGCAGACGCCGCCACCATAACAGAAACCAACTGCGCCGACTTTGCCCGTGCTGTCCTTGTGATCGCGCAGAAACTCAAAGGCTGCAAAGAAATCGGCCATGAGCTTTGCGCCGTCCAGAGAGCGCTGCATCTCACGGCCTTCCTCATCGGTGCCGGGATAGCCGCCAAGCGGCGACAGCCCGTCCGGCCCGAGTGCCAGATATCCTGCCTTTGCCGTGCGCCGCACAACGTCCTCGATATAGGGGTTAAGACCACGGTTTTCGTGCACCACAAGCACTGCCGGCAGAGGGCCGGTTGCCCCCGCGGGTTTCGCCATCAGGGCCTTAATCGTGCCGTGCCCCTCAGGGCTTTCGTACTCGATCACTGCTGTTTCGATATCCGGATCATCCGGATCAACCTGCTGGGCAAGTGCATAGTTGGGTTGCAGCTGTTCCAGGATCATTGCGCCGGTCACGCCGGCGGCCGCATATTTTCCGGCGCGGTTGAGAAATTCACGTTTGGACATCGTGCCATGCACATAGCCGTCAAAAATCTCCAGAATACGCGGATCAAAATCACGGGCGGTTTTGCGGGGGCCATTGGTCATCTCGGTTTCTCCTGTAGATGGACTGGTCATAAAATAGCCCGTACCGACGGTGAGTCGATACGGGCTGTTTTCTGCGGCTGAATACGGCCGGTGCCGCGCGGGGCGCTGCGGCGGGATTTACTCCCAGCCAACCTCGTTGAAGATCTTCTGCGCCAGCGGCACGTTTGCGGCCACATCCGACAGGCTGATGGCATCGGTCTGAAAGAACCCGAGGGCCGCAACCGAAGGAGAAAGAGCCACCCCGGGCACCGCCGGGTAT is part of the Roseobacter ponti genome and encodes:
- a CDS encoding branched-chain amino acid ABC transporter permease, whose amino-acid sequence is MPEQLAFTIEVFLNGLMAGVLYALVALGFVLIYKASGIFNYAQGVMALFAALTLVGVMEGQVPFAHLINAIFGTDIHHFGWHVPAFAAIFVTMCIMVLFSWLVQRFIFRYLVGQEPIILFMATIGLAYFLEGVGDLMWGSDIKTLDVGLPQGINTWLDETTFNAFGYGFFIDNLDIVASLVAALLVAGLVIFAQYTKQGRAMRAVADDHQAALSVGVSLNFIWILVWSLAGFVALVAGIMWGAKSGVQFSLSLIALKALPVLMLGGFTSIPGAIVGGLIIGVGEKLFEFLIGAPYLGGATENWFAYMLALIFLVFRPQGLFGEKIIERV
- a CDS encoding SHOCT domain-containing protein; this encodes MTAILKEIRDLEARLSRGELEHAEYLRKRAALLDSVETAETEFAEPGRPAVTPRRSGGSSALALSIVVGLGVMTLCIALTLVLLPDLNMALTLGVTILAALSVTLLRDSEE
- a CDS encoding branched-chain amino acid ABC transporter permease is translated as MLYREAGDFSTTYPQDSQTFPIRFDRYRYYVVLFIAIVVVPFMINDYWVNSLFMPFLIYAIAAIGLNILTGYCGQVSLGTGGFMAVGAYACYKLMTGFPEVSMFIHVLLSGLITAAVGVLFGLPSLRIKGFYLAVATLAAQFFLVWMFNRVSWFYNYSASGQINAPERDTFGILITGPSTEAWATYMFCLIFTIFSAVVARNLTRGSLGRQWMAIRDMDIAAEIIGVNPLKAKLTAFAVSSFFVGISGALFFAVYLGAVEVGEVFGITKSFIVLFMIIIGGLGSIFGSFAGAAFIVMLPVVLKIVGVDWLGWPTDIVAHLNLVIVGLLIVIFLIAEPHGLAQLWRVAKEKLRLWPFPH
- a CDS encoding ABC transporter substrate-binding protein; the protein is MKMKLATWATAALMAASPVMADLVMPSLSYRTGPYAVGGIPLADGYADYFTLLNERDGGIGGVPVRVLECETAYNTEKGVECYESTKAEGSLVYQPFSTGITYQLIPKVTADGIALHTMGYGRTSAANGKVFSNVFNYPTNYWDAASVAVNYLLDENGGDLSGHKIALVYHNSAYGKEPIRTLEGLAEKHGFELSLIPVDHPGQEQKSQWLQIRRDKPDTVLMWGWGVMNQVAVQEAANIRFPMENFIGAWWSGAEADVIPAGAAANGYKALTMNGVGRDYPIYDDIQKYVVDAGKAAGAGDQIGTVLYNRTIYAAFLAHMAILKAQEIHGVADITQAMMIDGMENLEITDEMMAEYGMPNFGPAFSVSCENHGGPGVGAVTQWDAAAGEWKQITDFAPSDKEIINPLIEEDSMAFASENNIDLRCN
- a CDS encoding ABC transporter ATP-binding protein encodes the protein MSEAAAVETRSAENVLEVNNIEVIYNHVILVLKGVSLNVPKGGITALLGGNGAGKTTTLKAISGLLASERGEVTKGSIRYHGDPIQHADPAETVKRGVVQVMEGRHCFEHLTVEENLLTGAYTRRDGNAAIQADLEMVYGYFPRLKERRKSQAGYTSGGEQQMTAIGRALMSRPETILLDEPSMGLAPQLVEQIFEIVKSVNENEGVTFLLAEQNTNVALRFAHYGYILESGRVVMDGPAADLRENQDVKEFYLGMSDEGRKSFRDVRSYRRRKRWLS
- a CDS encoding phenylacetate--CoA ligase family protein — its product is MASFFDDLETRSNDARTADQLAALQAQVAQVAAAQGSCLPDPGGITDLSDLTKLPVVRKSDLATWQKERPPFGGIPVSNVAHVFQSPGPIYEPGGVSHDWWRMGRFLHAVGIGEDDTVQNCFGYHLTPAGMIFESGARAVGARVIPAGTGQTELQVQAASDIGTTAYAGTPDYLKVILDQAEASGVALKITKAAVGGGALFPSLRQEYADRGILCLQCYATADLGNIAYESHAMEGMIVDESVIVEIVTPGTGDPVAPGEVGEVVVTTLNPDYPLIRFATGDLSAVMPGQSPCGRTNIRIKGWMGRADQTTKIKGMFVRPEQVAALVARHPEIDRARVIAGRTGEQDTMTVQIEATDGAAEAFAESVAAVLKLKGKVEVVTPGTLPRDGLVIEDQRTYD
- a CDS encoding alpha/beta hydrolase; this translates as MLFPGALAEVSIFDAADKWCDEGYALVRYRFPGLDGRPLHPPLKIAEAAGEVATFLRQFSGKTTRLLGYSTGGAIALTTAALVGGDLRVALMSCAVEAGGGIQTGLRGALDIAGAATRAGSLSRRAIWLEYYKTLLFGRHGRTSPQAVALIKERLDRIVMPEGDLPRAHTDDLRRWRLPDARRLPPAAQMRLFVGLEDPVFSLDQSRAMAARLGGAAVTGYAGQGHLLFLTEPAVFDDILAFFEDREPPAGTKGLSSG
- a CDS encoding ABC transporter permease is translated as MADSAHPAGQRPRAHGKSARDGLRVFPWLATGIAVVCALPMLAVAVAALGGGTETIAHLAGTVLGRYTVTTLLLVVLVSAGTFAVGVGAAWLVTMTRFPGVRFFEIALVVPLAFPAYVLAYAYTHVLDHPGIVQSLLRDVTGWGARDYWFPEIRSTGGAAAMLVLVLYPYVYLLARAAFLQQSATTFLAARALGSSARSAFFRISLPLARPAIAGGVLLAVMETIADFGTVAYFGVQTFATGIYTSWFSLADRAGAAQLALCLLSFALLLAMLERIQRGRAQYHDPSRRQQPMEPMPLRGRQAATAFVLCAIPVLLGALLPVIVLVSMGLSSEQNLLSPRYLGFIRNSLVLASVAAVLTVLAAISVGFFQRLRPGRASNTAAYVARLGYAVPGGVIAVGLLVPFAAFDNALDGFMRAQFDIPTGLLITGSIWLLVAAYLVRFLAAALGAYEGGQAMVPANMDAAARSLGQTPAGTLRRVHLPILAPSLLTALLIVFVDVMKELPATLIMRPFNYDTLAVQAYRLASDERLEGAAVPSLVIVAIGLLPVILICRQVGRQRRG
- the yghX gene encoding YghX family hydrolase — protein: MTNGPRKTARDFDPRILEIFDGYVHGTMSKREFLNRAGKYAAAGVTGAMILEQLQPNYALAQQVDPDDPDIETAVIEYESPEGHGTIKALMAKPAGATGPLPAVLVVHENRGLNPYIEDVVRRTAKAGYLALGPDGLSPLGGYPGTDEEGREMQRSLDGAKLMADFFAAFEFLRDHKDSTGKVGAVGFCYGGGVCNALAVAYPDLAASVPFYGRQPAAEDVAGIEAPLMIQYAGLDERINAGWPAYSEALATSQKEFTVHFYPDVQHGFHNDTTPRYDEAAATLAWDRTLAHFEDYLT